A portion of the Daphnia magna isolate NIES linkage group LG4, ASM2063170v1.1, whole genome shotgun sequence genome contains these proteins:
- the LOC123471452 gene encoding uncharacterized protein LOC123471452 isoform X2 encodes MRNRVIWNVLVVALIAFGASEMEILEPLQVDMRESLSETKSSTKELAKMKNARCLYTDYYFNRNCFMLNCEMDDTEKIDKIGDRCIFNQRPLKKYATRDVVRCFDSLSAQGQRQPMHIAFIGDSTIRQHFVSFLRLFPDHDSQITTQFNRFANKNLTMQHHDDRNVTSQLLGNLRISFFWRNLINNELIADFKRWASTNDDSPTPDYIFLVHHLLENDLNTFKELLETSLVPLINKSLAIHRHQRVVWLRLHTSIDQFYQLYGGFYTETVTVYNEAIERILKSTNIILWDTIIAIVEEYLRACALTAYTRHDFDQVLIDKWMDRGYMNCNDYVHPGMTAIAIGTQLIINQMCETVA; translated from the exons ATGCGCAACAGGGTAATATGGAATGTTTTAGTTGTTGCCCTCATCGCGTTCGGTGCAAGTGAAATGGAGATTTTGGAGCCATTACAAGTCGACATGCGTGAATCATTAAGCGAAACCAAGTCTTCAACAAAGGAAttagcaaaaatgaaaaacgctAGATGTTTATATACTGACTACTATTTCAATCGAAATTGCTTTATGCTGAATTGCGAAATGGATGACACGGAGAAAATCGACAAGATCGGCGACCGATGCATTTTTAATCAGCGCCCACTCAAGAAATACGCAACGAGGGACGTAGTCCGTTGTTTTGATTCGTTATCAGCCCAAGGGCAAAGACAACCGATGCATATTGCTTTCATAGGCGATTCAACCATTCGTCAGCACTTTGTCAGTTTTCTACGg CTATTTCCTGACCACGACAGCCAAATCACGACGCAATTTAACAGATTCGCAAATAAAAACTTGACTATGCAGCATCACGATGATCGCAACGTCACGAGTCAATTGTTGGGCAATTTacgcatttctttcttttggcgCAATCTTATAAATAATGAGTTGATTGCTGATTTCAAACGATGGGCATCGACTAACGACGACAGTCCAACACCCGactatatttttttag TTCATCATCTTCTAGAGAACGACCTTAACACATTCAAGGAATTACTAGAAACGAGTCTAGTGCCACTGATTAATAAGAGTCTAGCCATCCATCGGCATCAAAGAGTTGTCTGGCTGCGTCTTCATACTTCAATAGATCAATTCTATCAATTGTATGGAGGTTTTTACACGGAAACGGTTACCGTGTACAATGAAGCCATCGAGCGCATCCTCAA GAGTACGAACATAATACTATGGGATACCATCATCGCCATTGTCGAGGAATATCTGCGTGCGTGCGCCTTAACCGCCTACACTCGCCACGATTTCGATCAAGTCTTAATCGACAAATGGATGGATCGAGGTTACATGAATTGCAACGATTACGTACATCCAGGAATGACTGCAATAGCCATTGGTACACAACTCATCATCAATCAAATGTGTGAAACAGTTGCCTAG
- the LOC123471452 gene encoding uncharacterized protein LOC123471452 isoform X1, with protein sequence MRNRVIWNVLVVALIAFGASEMEILEPLQVDMRESLSETKSSTKELAKMKNARCLYTDYYFNRNCFMLNCEMDDTEKIDKIGDRCIFNQRPLKKYATRDVVRCFDSLSAQGQRQPMHIAFIGDSTIRQHFVSFLRLFPDHDSQITTQFNRFANKNLTMQHHDDRNVTSQLLGNLRISFFWRNLINNELIADFKRWASTNDDSPTPDYIFLGLTVHHLLENDLNTFKELLETSLVPLINKSLAIHRHQRVVWLRLHTSIDQFYQLYGGFYTETVTVYNEAIERILKSTNIILWDTIIAIVEEYLRACALTAYTRHDFDQVLIDKWMDRGYMNCNDYVHPGMTAIAIGTQLIINQMCETVA encoded by the exons ATGCGCAACAGGGTAATATGGAATGTTTTAGTTGTTGCCCTCATCGCGTTCGGTGCAAGTGAAATGGAGATTTTGGAGCCATTACAAGTCGACATGCGTGAATCATTAAGCGAAACCAAGTCTTCAACAAAGGAAttagcaaaaatgaaaaacgctAGATGTTTATATACTGACTACTATTTCAATCGAAATTGCTTTATGCTGAATTGCGAAATGGATGACACGGAGAAAATCGACAAGATCGGCGACCGATGCATTTTTAATCAGCGCCCACTCAAGAAATACGCAACGAGGGACGTAGTCCGTTGTTTTGATTCGTTATCAGCCCAAGGGCAAAGACAACCGATGCATATTGCTTTCATAGGCGATTCAACCATTCGTCAGCACTTTGTCAGTTTTCTACGg CTATTTCCTGACCACGACAGCCAAATCACGACGCAATTTAACAGATTCGCAAATAAAAACTTGACTATGCAGCATCACGATGATCGCAACGTCACGAGTCAATTGTTGGGCAATTTacgcatttctttcttttggcgCAATCTTATAAATAATGAGTTGATTGCTGATTTCAAACGATGGGCATCGACTAACGACGACAGTCCAACACCCGactatatttttttag GCCTGACAGTTCATCATCTTCTAGAGAACGACCTTAACACATTCAAGGAATTACTAGAAACGAGTCTAGTGCCACTGATTAATAAGAGTCTAGCCATCCATCGGCATCAAAGAGTTGTCTGGCTGCGTCTTCATACTTCAATAGATCAATTCTATCAATTGTATGGAGGTTTTTACACGGAAACGGTTACCGTGTACAATGAAGCCATCGAGCGCATCCTCAA GAGTACGAACATAATACTATGGGATACCATCATCGCCATTGTCGAGGAATATCTGCGTGCGTGCGCCTTAACCGCCTACACTCGCCACGATTTCGATCAAGTCTTAATCGACAAATGGATGGATCGAGGTTACATGAATTGCAACGATTACGTACATCCAGGAATGACTGCAATAGCCATTGGTACACAACTCATCATCAATCAAATGTGTGAAACAGTTGCCTAG
- the LOC116920361 gene encoding uncharacterized protein LOC116920361 isoform X1 — protein sequence MLMYWSSRWNVSGLRETRVGPAFSSSYISTLLDASGGFRTLGVLLGEGDVDSVIRRVRSAAITSYRAVSLAVVVVCCGKLLSAYRHGAIMEKNRKLKWEQGDDNDPPQVSSNRPNNFDLIPTLPLGYKRTLISTRDFKASNL from the exons atGCTG ATGTACTGGAGTTCGCGATGGAACGTATCTGGACTTCGAGAGACAAGAGTG GGTCCAGCGTTTTCGAGTTCGTATATTTCTACTCTTTTG GATGCATCAG GTGGATTCCGTACCTTAG GTGTTTTGCTGGGGGAGGGGGATGTTGATTCAGTTATTCGGCGTGTACGGAGTGCGGCAATTACTTCATACCGTGCAGTTTCCCTTGCTGTTGTCGT GGTTTGCTGTGGCAAATTACTGTCGGCATATCGTCATGGCGCCATTATGG aaaagaatagaaaattgAAATGGGAACAGGGGGACGACAATGATCCACCTCAAGTTTCCAGCAATCGTCCGAACAACTTTGACTTGATTCCTACGCTTCCGTTGGGCTACAAACGAACCCTTATTTCTACTAGAGACTTTAAGGCCAGCAATCTGTAA
- the LOC116920361 gene encoding uncharacterized protein LOC116920361 isoform X2, with translation MLMYWSSRWNVSGLRETRVGPAFSSSYISTLLDASGGFRTLGVLLGEGDVDSVIRRVRSAAITSYRAVSLAVVVVCCGKLLSAYRHGAIMGSNRLQIQLIHCRPRFIHWRTVYIVLQKRIEN, from the exons atGCTG ATGTACTGGAGTTCGCGATGGAACGTATCTGGACTTCGAGAGACAAGAGTG GGTCCAGCGTTTTCGAGTTCGTATATTTCTACTCTTTTG GATGCATCAG GTGGATTCCGTACCTTAG GTGTTTTGCTGGGGGAGGGGGATGTTGATTCAGTTATTCGGCGTGTACGGAGTGCGGCAATTACTTCATACCGTGCAGTTTCCCTTGCTGTTGTCGT GGTTTGCTGTGGCAAATTACTGTCGGCATATCGTCATGGCGCCATTATGG GATCGAATCGGTTGCAGATCCAGCTTATTCATTGCAGACCACGATTTATTCATTGGCGTACTGTTTATATTGTTTTgcagaaaagaatagaaaattgA
- the LOC123471465 gene encoding uncharacterized protein LOC123471465: MATASALQTDKESVRLFREKRGFASGYGGDYGGVHGGGYGVGYGGAAVLAQQATNVAKAAQASQAAAASQAAQQAQAALAAQATYAAQQVQAVVAAQQQQAVYAAQAEQLLILLSITVVTDRVILPTMLNIQCTSPKLI; encoded by the exons ATGGCAACAGCGTCAGCTCTGCAAACTGACAAAGAATCTGTTCGACTATTCAGA GAAAAACGAGGTTTTGCTTCTGGATATGGTGGTGATTACGGTGGAGTGCATGGAGGTGGATATGGAGTCGGTTATGGAGGGGCAGCTGTGCTAGCCCAGCAAGCTACAAATGTTGCCAAGGCAGCTCAAGCTTCGCAGGCTGCTGCTGCATCCCAAGCAGCCCAACAAGCCCAGGCAGCACTTGCAGCTCAGGCAACTTACGCTGCACAACaa GTGCAAGCAGTTGTAGCTGCCCAGCAACAACAAGCAGTTTACGCTGCACAAGCTGAGCAG CTGCTTATTCTTCTGTCCATTACGGTGGTTACGGATCGAGTCATACTGCCCACCATGCTCAACATCCAATGTACCAGTCCCAAGCTGATTTAG
- the LOC123471413 gene encoding uncharacterized protein LOC123471413 — protein sequence MGRDLSGTIRSFLIILALSTCCFTTAPPDLQARVEQLEKYYVEIKEHFEAKIIDLETKVVRLEAKVEKQDSLLADLKKGHKPLKENVDINQHRRQNATLRTCHEIHVANPSYPSGMYWIDPDGQGIGDPPIYVYCEMEAEQSDVKGTTSILHDSESQMDIGNCTEPGCYSRPIKYYASDRQIEALIQLSLSTYCHQNIMYHCRKTPLNFDGIAYAWWNDKDGERHEFSNRSTTCDQLAYTEGYDLQYVVDNVSLPITRIHFSNPFKGFGQHQVSRLRCRGKAKTEAMPRSCEDLWRMGHNLNGIYSVKGAKQMETVFCQFDKRPNEQDFQKRIGYQDIKTRPVYFSVRRFERFSERLIPIPFDYDVVNIGGAIDSHSGVFTAPFTGTYFFSFAGIAYFPGGEEGGSVFTFLYSRGVEEKIISHYTLNNYLNLKIISHYTLNNSNLENLSPITVQSTLRLQAGDKVWISFIFRNASLFGEKRRFLADGF from the exons ATGGGACGTGATCTTTCCGGGACGATTCGAtcatttcttattattttggcGCTGTCTACTTGCTGTTTCACGACCGCTCCACCTGATTTGCAAGCTAGAGTTGAGCAACTTGAGAAATACTAT GTCGAAATTAAAGAACATTTTGAAGCCAAAATTATTGATTTGGAGACGAAAGTCGTTCGCCTGGAAGCCAAAGTTGAAAAACAGGATTCACTTTTGGCTGATTTGAAAAAAGGACACAAACCCTTGAAAGAGAATGTCGACATCAACCAACATCGTCGTCAAAACGCTACCCTTCGTACTTGCCACGAAATCCACGTCGCAAATCCGTCGTACCCATCTGGTATGTACTGGATCGATCCTGACGGCCAAGGCATTGGTGATCCACCAATCTACGTCTATTGCGAAATGGAGGCAGAACAAAGTGATGTCAAAGGTACAACATCCATCCTGCACGACAGCGAGTCGCAAATGGACATTGGAAATTGCACCGAACCTGGATGTTACTCGAGGCCGATCAAATATTACGCAAGCGATAGACAAATCGAAGCGTTGATTCAATTGTCATTGTCCACTTACTGCCATCAAAATATTATG TACCATTGCAGAAAAACACCATTAAACTTCGACGGGATTGCCTATGCTTGGTGGAACGACAAAGATGGCGAAAGGCACGAGTTTTCTAATCGGTCGACGACGTGCGACCAACTAGCTTACACAGAAGGTTACGATTTACAATACG TCGTGGACAACGTTTCTCTGCCTATTACGCGGATCCATTTTAGCAATCCGTTTAAAGGATTCGGCCAACACCAAGTGAGTCGGTTGCGATGTCGTGGGAAGGCAAAGACGGAGGCGATGCCGAGATCGTGTGAAGATTTGTGGCGGATGGGCCATAACCTCAACGGAATCTACTCCGTCAAGGGAGCTAAACAAATGGAAACTGTTTTCTGCCAATTTGATAAACGACCTAATGAACAAG ATTTCCAGAAGAGGATTGGCTATCAAGACATAAAGACACGACCAGTGTACTTCTCCGTACGGAGATTTGAAAGGTTTTCGGAAAGGTTAATTCCAATTCCGTTTGATTATGACGTAGTCAACATTGGAGGGGCCATTGATTCGCATAGCGGCGTATTCACAGCACCCTTTACCGGGACttacttcttttcttttgctggaaTCGCGTATTTTCCAGGAGGGGAGGAGGGAGGGAGCGTATTTACGTTTCTTTATAGTAGAGGAGTAGAGGAGAAAATAATATCACATTATACCTTGAACAACTATTTAAATCTTAAAATAATATCACATTATACCTTGAACAATTCAAATCTTGAAAATCTAAGTCCAATTACCGTTCAAAGTACTCTACGTTTGCAAGCCGGAGATAAAGTATGGATCAGTTTCATTTTTCGTAATGCGTCTCTATTCGGAGAAAAAAGACGATTTTTAGCGGATGGCttttag